The Labrus mixtus chromosome 16, fLabMix1.1, whole genome shotgun sequence genome window below encodes:
- the LOC132991591 gene encoding LIM/homeobox protein Awh-like, which translates to MMSPDDRALEDLLYSSDLGDEVEGAELNATPEGAEETAAAADNAPAAVSIQEPMMCTGCGEQVCDRFFLLAAGGVWHGACLRCSQCHCELQTHPSLYWRDGNIYCQQDYCRMFGGGQCARCFQPIPASALVMRSGDLTFHPHCFSCQDCDVKLIPGNLYCMQGQNIYCQSHYHDDGSFTLTDDQPEQNTKDAQNQASAEGEESVSSPEPRLDDRGAGERTRRRTKRIRTCFRSEQLRALETYFAQKHNPDGKDWTCLAHKTGLPKRVLQVWFQNARAKLRRSLSTEDSGVNSPSAPLRGVTMPTRSPPPNCSSLDQSRPFPNSTIDHLQLSLLTSPLSDPPVSSAFNQPHQLLQSPDFLLDYDSQSAPGCASSLEAYEDFGEARGGAEGVVDPESSFRPQYC; encoded by the exons ATGATGTCGCCGGATGACCGAGCCCTCGAGGACCTGTTGTACAGCAGTGACCTTGGTGATGAGgtggagggggcggagcttaaCGCCACCCCGGAGGGTGCAGAggagacggctgctgctgcagacaat GCTCCTGCAGCCGTGTCCATCCAGGAGCCGATGATGTGCACCGGCTGTGGCGAGCAGGTATGCGACCGCTTCTTCCTGTTGGCTGCGGGCGGGGTGTGGCATGGCGCCTGCCTCCGCTGCAGCCAGTGTCACTGCGAGCTGCAGACGCACCCCTCGCTCTACTGGAGGGACGGAAACATCTACTGCCAACAGGACTACTGCAG GATGTTCGGAGGCGGTCAGTGCGCTCGCTGCTTCCAGCCAATCCCGGCGTCCGCTTTGGTCATGAGGTCCGGTGATCTGACGTTTCACCCTCACTGCTTCTCCTGCCAG GATTGTGACGTCAAACTGATTCCAGGGAACTTGTACTGCATGCAGGGTCAGAACATCTACTGTCAGTCTCATTACCACGACGACGGGAGCTTCACGCTAACAGACGACCAGCCCGAACAAAACACCAAAGACG CTCAAAATCAGGCTTCAGCTGAAGGGGAGGAGTCTGTCAGCAGCCCTGAGCCACGATTGGATGACAGGGGAGCAGGTGAGCGGACCCGCAGGAGGACCAAGAGAATCCGGACGTGTTTCCGCAGCGAGCAGCTCCGAGCGCTCGAAACGTATTTCGCCCAGAAACACAACCCGGACGGGAAAGACTGGACCTGCCTCgcacacaagaccggcctgccCAAGAGAGTCCTGCAG GTGTGGTTTCAAAACGCTCGGGCCAAACTGAGACGCTCCCTCAGCACTGAGGACTCCGGGGTGAACTCACCCTCCGCTCCCCTGAGAGGTGTTACCATGCCAACACGGTCCCCGCCCCCAAACTGCTCTTCATTGGACCAATCACGTCCCTTCCCCAACAGCACCATCGAccacctgcagctctctctgctcACCTCCCCGCTCAGCGACCCACCTGTGAGCTCGGCCTTCAACCAGCCtcatcagctgctgcagagcccAGACTTCCTCCTGGACTACGACTCTCAGAGTGCACCGGGGTGTGCCTCCTCTCTGGAGGCCTACGAGGACTTTGGAGAGgcaagaggaggagcagaaggagtGGTTGATCCTGAGAGTAGTTTTAGGCCACAGTACTGCTAG
- the qrfp gene encoding uncharacterized protein qrfp, which translates to MSPSFHLGVSQLTLLSLTLLLSVPRTVTSYPHSLNALLPREDGQDLESALLQLQVALDDPSMAWLIPPNAPLLGLLETRREEEERPWEEEVLLRTQRGDLKAQLLSPFPGGHSLESMSYQDGGEDGGKRNDALTFIAGGLQAVSREKGGFGFRFGRK; encoded by the coding sequence ATGAGCCCTTCTTTCCATCTCGGCGTCTCTCAGctcaccctcctctccctcactctcctccttTCCGTCCCACGCACCGTCACATCGTACCCCCACTCCCTCAACGCCCTCCTACCCAGGGAGGATGGACAAGACCTGGAGTCTGCCCTCCTTCAACTCCAGGTTGCTCTGGACGACCCGAGCATGGCCTGGCTCATCCCTCCAAACGCCCCCCTGCTGGGCCTGCTGGAGaccaggagggaggaggaggagcggccCTGGGAGGAGGAGGTTCTGCTGAGGACCCAGAGAGGAGACCTGAAGGCCCAGCTGCTGTCACCTTTCCCCGGCGGTCACTCTCTGGAGAGCATGAGCTATCAGGacggaggagaggatggagggaagAGGAACGATGCTCTGACCTTCATCGCCGGAGGACTCCAAGCTGTCAGCCGGGAGAAAGGAGGATTCGGTTTCCGCTTTGGGAGGAAATAA
- the LOC132990808 gene encoding H-2 class I histocompatibility antigen, L-D alpha chain-like → MHFISLLVLFGTVMSVNSEKHSLSYIYTAFSKPIGIPGIHEFTAMGLLDDKMIDYFDSDNPEKVPKQKWMEERLDKDYWEKGTLSRQSKQQWFNVNIGILMNRMRQNDSDTHVLQWRHGCVGETQTDGTLKFKSGMDMYSYDGKDFLSFDDVNQVWVAPILAAEPTKRKWDEVQVLKEYTRGYLEKECIDWLHKFINYGKLQLEIAKKPKVDVFAKNSNIKTNLVLSCLATGFYPKDIEMKIKREGRVLTKDDGVISTGSLPNGDDTFQRRDSIEIFRVDLATYTCEVSHYQSHFTMEKTWDNTLPPEDSGSLPLIAGGAVVGLIILGLVLGLAVFIIKKRNQSSHSSMSKASSMSTNSSDESVNRKEGVKVPLNDNDSGVSSTGNSNKGDTPEFQSLKDNENGEEE, encoded by the exons ATGCATTTCATCTCCTTGTTGGTCCTTTTTGGGACAGTAATGTCGGTAAACAGCG AAAagcactctctctcttacatCTACACGGCATTCTCCAAACCTATCGGGATCCCGGGCATCCACGAATTCACGGCCATGGGTCTCCTGGACGACAAGATGATTGACTACTTCGACAGTGACAATCCAGAGAAGGTTCCCAAGCAGAAATGGATGGAGGAGCGACTGGATAAAGATTACTGGGAAAAAGGAACGCTGTCCCGCCAGAGCAAGCAGCAGTGGTTCAACGTCAACATCGGGATTTTGATGAATCGAATGAGGCAGAACGACTCAG ACACCCATGTGCTGCAGTGGAGGCATGGCTGTGTGggtgaaacacagacagacgggACCCTGAAGTTCAAAAGTGGAATGGACATGTACAGCTACGACGGAAaggactttctttcttttgacgATGTCAACCAAGTGTGGGTCGCACCGATCTTGGCGGCAGAGCCGACCAAGAGGAAGTGGGATGAGGTCCAGGTCCTAAAAGAATACACCCGAGGCTACCTGGAGAAGGAGTGCATCGATTGGTTGCACAAGTTCATCAACTACGGGAAACTTCAGCTCGAAATCGCCA AGAAGCCCAAAGTTGATGTGTTTGCAAAGAACTCCAACATCAAGACGAACCTGGTTTTGTCCTGCCTGGCCACCGGTTTCTACCCCAAAGACATCGAGATGAAGATCAAAAGGGAGGGTCGCGTTCTAACCAAAGACGATGGCGTGATAAGTACAGGCTCCCTACCGAATGGCGATGACACCTTCCAGAGGAGAGACAGTATTGAGATCTTCAGGGTGGATTTGGCGACGTACACCTGTGAGGTGTCTCACTACCAATCACATTTTACTATGGAGAAGACTTGGG ataATACCCTCCCTCCTGAAGACTCTGGAAGTCTACCGCTGATTGCTGGTGGGGCAGTCGTGGGTCTGATCATCTTGGGTCTGGTTCTGGGGCTGGCTGTCTTCATAATAAAGAAGA GAAACCAATCTTCTCACTCTTCCATGA GTAAAGCAAGCAGCATGTCAACAAACTCGAGCGATGAGTCTGTTAACAGGAAGGAAGGCGTCAAAG TGCCTCTGAACGACAATGACTCTGGAGTCTCCAGTACCG GTAACAGCAACAAAGGCGACACTCCTGAGTTCCAGAGTCTGAAGGACAACGAGAACGGGGAAGAggagtga